A region of Daphnia carinata strain CSIRO-1 chromosome 10, CSIRO_AGI_Dcar_HiC_V3, whole genome shotgun sequence DNA encodes the following proteins:
- the LOC130698433 gene encoding uncharacterized protein LOC130698433 isoform X4 codes for MIFSKIVLVIVILLHVVHAQDIKNSDPKLIEVKGNKYRNPGIINRDGYDSRTRGEKGSGSARENNEGHQIVSYENTKRKAKRAFLYTPDIAVDDPKRKGHGNNDGYSEYNYDHVEGKKERESESKQNKNNQPGALRLHFTVLNGLSQKHSPRLGYESDDMQGKAYGVVTMKYTKRNGAKNRRSRRSGGNGFDPGEIGGYIILSHEIKSNDKGGRGIGDHYNGGILGGYDIDGGSVYKNDGRGSNFAGGGNDGGKRSIEPTAGGKTNITTNNGNKPQSKTPFDSVKHINPSIRHNGNEIRNIAPAISVSNANGPGQLQTTSGPINGVGSTGPIGGARPIPINNVAKPQGNHGPITNNGNASNGKINPLPLHSLGKVNTNTRPVQTITAPVKTNEAAKIITGPVKTNAVPAKTITGPIKTNAVPAKTIIGPITTNAVPPKTITGPVKTNAAPAKTINGPVKTNAVPAKTITGPVKTNAVPAKIITGPVKTNAVPAKIITGPVKTNAAPAKTITGPVKTNNEPVKTNAVPAKTITGLVKTNNEPAKSQVLNSSTNNENQNPSSARPANGKDGNNDARKINPVVTSGIEISSSQNGGDKTKSNNGPISVQNGDAKKNVGPLIATKVNPTAIEHKPQNNKSQNGSAGGEKDGSLNGNKADAPIPIQIANNSTSNESKAKAISETKSSHKSNGEINVEPVFPQKSNITTKNADNVKKSSSGPIKSEKVNSTTTGKRNIGSIIGAKGNSTRITEEVAGELLNSEKPNNGRRHVGATIGGKPTSIAVHVGNARRHIGSVIGKKNNNQGSNVSIEIGNTKRNIGSTIGDKTNSDSVITESGLLSTGKRHIGSVIGSKILPGDGQQISVNLKSHNQPSSVSHTKPHQDSSVQEVPLFDILSFR; via the exons ATGATTTTTTctaaa ATCGTGCTGGTGATTGTGATTCTATTGCACGTGGTTCACGCCCAGGACATCAAAAACAGCGACCCGAAGTTAATCGAGgtgaaaggaaataaatacaGAAATCCCGGCATCATCAATAGAG ATGGATACGATAGCCGAACTCGTGGTGAAAAGGGCAGCGGGTCTGCCCGTGAAAACAATGAAG GACACCAAATCGTCTCATACGAAaacaccaaaagaaaagcaaaaagag CATTTCTATATACACCAGATATCGCTGTAGACGATCCGAAGAGAAAAG GCCATGGTAACAACGATGGATACAGCGAATACAACTATG atcATGTGGAaggcaagaaagaaagagaaagtgaaagtaaacagaacaaaaacaatcaaccTGGTGCTTTGCGTCTACATTTTACGGTATTGAATGGACTTTCGCAAAAACACTCACCTCGCTTAGGATATGAAAGCGATGACATGCAAGGCAAGGCGTACGGCGTTGTTACGATGAAGTacactaaaagaaatggcgCAAAAA ATCGACGTTCCAGAAGAAGTGGTGGTAATGGATTCGACCCTGGTGAAATCGGAG GATACATTATACTCTCACACGAAATAAAGAGTAATGATAAAGGAGGCAGAGGAATTGGAG ATCATTACAATGGTGGAATTCTCGGAGGATACGATATCGATGGAGGAAGTGTATACAAGAACGACGGAAGAGGCAGTAACTTTGCCGGGG GTGGTAATGACGGTGGAAAAAGAAGCATCGAACCCACAGCTGGCGGTAAAACTAACATCACCACAAATAACGGAAATAAACCACAAAGTAAAACCCCTTTTG acAGTGTCAAACACATAAACCCAAGCATAAGACACAACGGAAATGAAATCAGAAATATTGCTCCTGCTATCAGCGTCAGTAATGCAAACGGTCCGGGACAATTACAAA cTACCAGTGGACCAATAAATGGAGTAGGAAGCACGGGACCTATTGGAGGAGCACGACCTATTCCTATCAATAATGTAGCCAAACCTCAAG gtaaccACGGACCCATAACCAATAATGGCAATGCCAGCAATGGGAAAATCAATCCCCTGCCCTTGCACAGCTTAGGAAAAGTCAACACAAACACTAGGCCAGTCCAAACAATTACTGCACCAGTTAAAACTAATGAAGCAGCCAAAATAATTACTGGGCCAGTTAAAACAAATGCTGTACCAGCCAAAACAATTACTGgaccaatcaaaacaaatgctGTACCAGCCAAAACAATTATTGGACCAATAACAACAAATGCTGTACCACCCAAAACAATCACTGGACCAGTCAAGACAAATGCTGCACCAGCCAAAACAATTAATGGACCGGTCAAGACAAATGCTGTACCAGCAAAAACAATTACTGGACCGGTCAAAACAAATGCTGTGCCAGCAAAAATAATTACTGGACCAGTCAAAACAAATGCTGTACCAGCAAAAATAATTACTGGACCAGTCAAAACAAATGCTGCACCAGCAAAAACAATTACTGGACCagtcaaaacaaataatgaaccAGTCAAAACAAATGCTGTACCAGCAAAAACAATAACTGGACTGGTCAAAACGAATAATGAACCAGCCAAAAGTCAAGTATTGAATAGCAGcacaaacaatgaaaaccaaaaccCAA GTAGTGCTAGACCAGCAAATGGGAAGGATGGCAATAACGATGCAAGAAAGATCAACCCTGTCGTTACTTCGGGTATAGAAATCAGCAGTAGCCAAAATGGAGGAGACAAAACGAAAA GCAATAATGGACCAATAAGTGTACAGAATGGTgatgcgaaaaaaaatgtcggacCTCTTATTGCTACGAAAGTTAACCCCACAGCTATAGAACACAAACCACAGAACAATAAAA GTCAAAATGGGTCTGCAGGCGGGGAAAAAGATGGCAGCCTCAATGGAAACAAAGCTGACGCACCCATTCCTATCCAAATAGCCAACAATAGTACCAGTAATGAAAGCAAAGCTAAAG CTATCAGCGAAACAAAAAGCAGTCATAAAAGTAATGGAGAAATAAACGTCGAGCCCGTTTTCCCGCAAAAAAGCAACATTACCACAAAGAATGCAGACAACGTTAAAA AAAGTAGCAGTGGACCCATTAAAAGCGAAAAAGTGAACAGCACGACCACCGGGAAAAGGAACATTGGCTCCATTATTGGTGCTAAAGGCAACAGTACAAGAATAACAGAAG AAGTTGCTGGTGAACTGCTCAACAGTGAAAAGCCGAATAATGGAAGAAGACACGTGGGAGCTACAATAGGCGGTAAACCCACGAGCATTGCTG TTCATGTTGGCAATGCAAGAAGACACATCGGATCGGttattggcaaaaaaaacaacaatcaag GTAGCAACGTAAGCATCGAAATTGGGAACACAAAAAGGAATATTGGTTCCACTATCGGCGATAAAACCAATAGTGATTCAGTCATTACTGAAA GCGGATTGCTGAGCACTGGAAAGAGACACATTGGATCTGTGATTGGCAGCAAGA TATTGCCTGGGGATGGACAGCAAATTTCAGTGAACCTAAAGAGTCACAATCAGCCATCTTCAGTCAGCCATACGAAGCCTCATCAAGACTCTTCTGTGCAAGAAGTTCCTCTCTTTGATATCCTTTCCTTTCGATAA